A single window of Danio rerio strain Tuebingen ecotype United States chromosome 15, GRCz12tu, whole genome shotgun sequence DNA harbors:
- the taf15 gene encoding TATA-binding protein-associated factor 2N isoform X4: MADMVDPRVIKVDSRDMDRVMEAEVTANRAMETVMVSHRRDIPLVVMANSSRALTVMDNRVLNPRLGMGINPMASSALTDSSQVVVVVEEGMGNPVAHMEALKVATGDAMMGTAADLEMMKALTGLRVTGVGGVEVMTAEAMTEVAAEAHPPVWGPKDYGQKDDDGDQDNSDNNTIFVQGLGEDVNAQEVGDYFKQIGIIKVNKKTGKPMINLYSDKATGRLKGEATVSFDDPPSAKAAIDWFDGKEFNGRPIKVSFATRRAEFTQRGGGSGGRGGRGGFRGRGGGGGGGGGGGFGGGPSFDVRGGDWPCPNSSCGNMNFARRYECNRCGTPKPEGDSFGGGGGGSDRGSRGGYGGDHGDRGGGFRGGRGGGFRGGDRGGGGYKMGGRGDHRDDRRGRPY, from the exons caGGGATATGGACAGGGTAATGGAAGCGGAAGTTACAGCGAACAGAGCTATG GAGACAGTTATGGTCAGTCATCGCAGGGATATTCCTCTGGTGGTTATGGCCAACAGCAGCAGGGCTCTGACAGTTATGGACAACAGGGTTCTGAATCCTCGTCTGG GTATGGGGATAAATCCTATGGCCAGCAGCGCTCTTACGGACAGCAGTcaagtggtggtggtggtggaggaGGGTATGGGCAATCCAGTGGCTCATATGGAGGCTCTCAAGGTGGCTACGGGAGACGCAATGATG GGGACAGCCGCAGATTTGGAGATGATGAAGGCTCTGACCGGTCTGAGGGTTACAGGGGTCGGGGGCGTGGAGGTTATGACCGCGGAGGCTATGACAGAGGTGGCCGCGGAGGCCCACCCTCCGGTATGGG GACCCAAAGACTACGGCCAGAAGGATGACG ATGGCGATCAGGATAACTCGGACAATAATACCATCTTTGTCCAGGGTCTTGGGGAGGATGTCAATGCTCAGGAAGTGGGTGACTATTTCAAGCAAATCGGGATCATAAAG GTCAACAAGAAGACTGGCAAGCCTATGATCAATCTGTACTCTGATAAAGCCACGGGACGCCTGAAGGGTGAAGCCACGGTCTCATTTGATGACCCGCCCTCGGCCAAAGCAGCCATTGATTGGTTTGATG GAAAAGAGTTTAATGGTAGACCCATCAAGGTGTCGTTTGCTACCAGAAGGGCTGAGTTCACTCAGAGAGGAGGTGGAAGCGGTGGCCGAGGGGGTCGTGGTG GTTTTCGAGGCcgaggtggtggtggtggtggtggcggCGGCGGCGGCTTTGGTGGTGGTCCGTCATTTGATGTCCGGGGTGGAGACTGGCCTTGTCCTAACAG TTCTTGTGGCAACATGAACTTCGCCAGGCGATATGAATGCAACCGGTGTGGTACACCGAAGCCAGAAGGGGACAGTTTCGGTGGTGGTGGCGGCGGCAGTG ATCGCGGCAGCCGCGGTGGCTATGGAGGAGATCACGGGGACCGCGGCGGCGGCTTCAGAGGTGGGAGAGGAGGTGGATTTAGAGGAGGAGATCGTGGAGGCGGAGGATACAAAATGGGTGGAAG
- the taf15 gene encoding TATA-binding protein-associated factor 2N, which produces MASDSGYGHPGSQQSYGGYGGSQGYQGGQQGYGQGNGSGSYSEQSYGGYGQSGGDSYGQSSQGYSSGGYGQQQQGSDSYGQQGSESSSGYGDKSYGQQRSYGQQSSGGGGGGGYGQSSGSYGGSQGGYGRRNDGDSRRFGDDEGSDRSEGYRGRGRGGYDRGGYDRGGRGGPPSGMGGGDRGGYKNYGGPKDYGQKDDDGDQDNSDNNTIFVQGLGEDVNAQEVGDYFKQIGIIKVNKKTGKPMINLYSDKATGRLKGEATVSFDDPPSAKAAIDWFDGKEFNGRPIKVSFATRRAEFTQRGGGSGGRGGRGGFRGRGGGGGGGGGGGFGGGPSFDVRGGDWPCPNSSCGNMNFARRYECNRCGTPKPEGDSFGGGGGGSDRGSRGGYGGDHGDRGGGFRGGRGGGFRGGDRGGGGYKMGGRGDHRDDRRGRPY; this is translated from the exons caGGGATATGGACAGGGTAATGGAAGCGGAAGTTACAGCGAACAGAGCTATGGTGGTTATGGGCAGTCTGGTG GAGACAGTTATGGTCAGTCATCGCAGGGATATTCCTCTGGTGGTTATGGCCAACAGCAGCAGGGCTCTGACAGTTATGGACAACAGGGTTCTGAATCCTCGTCTGG GTATGGGGATAAATCCTATGGCCAGCAGCGCTCTTACGGACAGCAGTcaagtggtggtggtggtggaggaGGGTATGGGCAATCCAGTGGCTCATATGGAGGCTCTCAAGGTGGCTACGGGAGACGCAATGATG GGGACAGCCGCAGATTTGGAGATGATGAAGGCTCTGACCGGTCTGAGGGTTACAGGGGTCGGGGGCGTGGAGGTTATGACCGCGGAGGCTATGACAGAGGTGGCCGCGGAGGCCCACCCTCCGGTATGGG TGGTGGTGACCGTGGTGGCTACAAAAATTACGGTG GACCCAAAGACTACGGCCAGAAGGATGACG ATGGCGATCAGGATAACTCGGACAATAATACCATCTTTGTCCAGGGTCTTGGGGAGGATGTCAATGCTCAGGAAGTGGGTGACTATTTCAAGCAAATCGGGATCATAAAG GTCAACAAGAAGACTGGCAAGCCTATGATCAATCTGTACTCTGATAAAGCCACGGGACGCCTGAAGGGTGAAGCCACGGTCTCATTTGATGACCCGCCCTCGGCCAAAGCAGCCATTGATTGGTTTGATG GAAAAGAGTTTAATGGTAGACCCATCAAGGTGTCGTTTGCTACCAGAAGGGCTGAGTTCACTCAGAGAGGAGGTGGAAGCGGTGGCCGAGGGGGTCGTGGTG GTTTTCGAGGCcgaggtggtggtggtggtggtggcggCGGCGGCGGCTTTGGTGGTGGTCCGTCATTTGATGTCCGGGGTGGAGACTGGCCTTGTCCTAACAG TTCTTGTGGCAACATGAACTTCGCCAGGCGATATGAATGCAACCGGTGTGGTACACCGAAGCCAGAAGGGGACAGTTTCGGTGGTGGTGGCGGCGGCAGTG ATCGCGGCAGCCGCGGTGGCTATGGAGGAGATCACGGGGACCGCGGCGGCGGCTTCAGAGGTGGGAGAGGAGGTGGATTTAGAGGAGGAGATCGTGGAGGCGGAGGATACAAAATGGGTGGAAG
- the taf15 gene encoding TATA-binding protein-associated factor 2N isoform X3, with protein sequence MADMVDPRVIKVDSRDMDRVMEAEVTANRAMVVMGSLVETVMVSHRRDIPLVVMANSSRALTVMDNRVLNPRLGMGINPMASSALTDSSQVVVVVEEGMGNPVAHMEALKVATGDAMMGTAADLEMMKALTGLRVTGVGGVEVMTAEAMTEVAAEAHPPVWGPKDYGQKDDDGDQDNSDNNTIFVQGLGEDVNAQEVGDYFKQIGIIKVNKKTGKPMINLYSDKATGRLKGEATVSFDDPPSAKAAIDWFDGKEFNGRPIKVSFATRRAEFTQRGGGSGGRGGRGGFRGRGGGGGGGGGGGFGGGPSFDVRGGDWPCPNSSCGNMNFARRYECNRCGTPKPEGDSFGGGGGGSDRGSRGGYGGDHGDRGGGFRGGRGGGFRGGDRGGGGYKMGGRGDHRDDRRGRPY encoded by the exons caGGGATATGGACAGGGTAATGGAAGCGGAAGTTACAGCGAACAGAGCTATGGTGGTTATGGGCAGTCTGGTG GAGACAGTTATGGTCAGTCATCGCAGGGATATTCCTCTGGTGGTTATGGCCAACAGCAGCAGGGCTCTGACAGTTATGGACAACAGGGTTCTGAATCCTCGTCTGG GTATGGGGATAAATCCTATGGCCAGCAGCGCTCTTACGGACAGCAGTcaagtggtggtggtggtggaggaGGGTATGGGCAATCCAGTGGCTCATATGGAGGCTCTCAAGGTGGCTACGGGAGACGCAATGATG GGGACAGCCGCAGATTTGGAGATGATGAAGGCTCTGACCGGTCTGAGGGTTACAGGGGTCGGGGGCGTGGAGGTTATGACCGCGGAGGCTATGACAGAGGTGGCCGCGGAGGCCCACCCTCCGGTATGGG GACCCAAAGACTACGGCCAGAAGGATGACG ATGGCGATCAGGATAACTCGGACAATAATACCATCTTTGTCCAGGGTCTTGGGGAGGATGTCAATGCTCAGGAAGTGGGTGACTATTTCAAGCAAATCGGGATCATAAAG GTCAACAAGAAGACTGGCAAGCCTATGATCAATCTGTACTCTGATAAAGCCACGGGACGCCTGAAGGGTGAAGCCACGGTCTCATTTGATGACCCGCCCTCGGCCAAAGCAGCCATTGATTGGTTTGATG GAAAAGAGTTTAATGGTAGACCCATCAAGGTGTCGTTTGCTACCAGAAGGGCTGAGTTCACTCAGAGAGGAGGTGGAAGCGGTGGCCGAGGGGGTCGTGGTG GTTTTCGAGGCcgaggtggtggtggtggtggtggcggCGGCGGCGGCTTTGGTGGTGGTCCGTCATTTGATGTCCGGGGTGGAGACTGGCCTTGTCCTAACAG TTCTTGTGGCAACATGAACTTCGCCAGGCGATATGAATGCAACCGGTGTGGTACACCGAAGCCAGAAGGGGACAGTTTCGGTGGTGGTGGCGGCGGCAGTG ATCGCGGCAGCCGCGGTGGCTATGGAGGAGATCACGGGGACCGCGGCGGCGGCTTCAGAGGTGGGAGAGGAGGTGGATTTAGAGGAGGAGATCGTGGAGGCGGAGGATACAAAATGGGTGGAAG
- the taf15 gene encoding TATA-binding protein-associated factor 2N isoform X2, giving the protein MASDSGYGHPGSQQSYGGYGGSQGYQGGQQGYGQGDSYGQSSQGYSSGGYGQQQQGSDSYGQQGSESSSGYGDKSYGQQRSYGQQSSGGGGGGGYGQSSGSYGGSQGGYGRRNDGDSRRFGDDEGSDRSEGYRGRGRGGYDRGGYDRGGRGGPPSGMGGGDRGGYKNYGGPKDYGQKDDDGDQDNSDNNTIFVQGLGEDVNAQEVGDYFKQIGIIKVNKKTGKPMINLYSDKATGRLKGEATVSFDDPPSAKAAIDWFDGKEFNGRPIKVSFATRRAEFTQRGGGSGGRGGRGGFRGRGGGGGGGGGGGFGGGPSFDVRGGDWPCPNSSCGNMNFARRYECNRCGTPKPEGDSFGGGGGGSDRGSRGGYGGDHGDRGGGFRGGRGGGFRGGDRGGGGYKMGGRGDHRDDRRGRPY; this is encoded by the exons caGGGATATGGACAGG GAGACAGTTATGGTCAGTCATCGCAGGGATATTCCTCTGGTGGTTATGGCCAACAGCAGCAGGGCTCTGACAGTTATGGACAACAGGGTTCTGAATCCTCGTCTGG GTATGGGGATAAATCCTATGGCCAGCAGCGCTCTTACGGACAGCAGTcaagtggtggtggtggtggaggaGGGTATGGGCAATCCAGTGGCTCATATGGAGGCTCTCAAGGTGGCTACGGGAGACGCAATGATG GGGACAGCCGCAGATTTGGAGATGATGAAGGCTCTGACCGGTCTGAGGGTTACAGGGGTCGGGGGCGTGGAGGTTATGACCGCGGAGGCTATGACAGAGGTGGCCGCGGAGGCCCACCCTCCGGTATGGG TGGTGGTGACCGTGGTGGCTACAAAAATTACGGTG GACCCAAAGACTACGGCCAGAAGGATGACG ATGGCGATCAGGATAACTCGGACAATAATACCATCTTTGTCCAGGGTCTTGGGGAGGATGTCAATGCTCAGGAAGTGGGTGACTATTTCAAGCAAATCGGGATCATAAAG GTCAACAAGAAGACTGGCAAGCCTATGATCAATCTGTACTCTGATAAAGCCACGGGACGCCTGAAGGGTGAAGCCACGGTCTCATTTGATGACCCGCCCTCGGCCAAAGCAGCCATTGATTGGTTTGATG GAAAAGAGTTTAATGGTAGACCCATCAAGGTGTCGTTTGCTACCAGAAGGGCTGAGTTCACTCAGAGAGGAGGTGGAAGCGGTGGCCGAGGGGGTCGTGGTG GTTTTCGAGGCcgaggtggtggtggtggtggtggcggCGGCGGCGGCTTTGGTGGTGGTCCGTCATTTGATGTCCGGGGTGGAGACTGGCCTTGTCCTAACAG TTCTTGTGGCAACATGAACTTCGCCAGGCGATATGAATGCAACCGGTGTGGTACACCGAAGCCAGAAGGGGACAGTTTCGGTGGTGGTGGCGGCGGCAGTG ATCGCGGCAGCCGCGGTGGCTATGGAGGAGATCACGGGGACCGCGGCGGCGGCTTCAGAGGTGGGAGAGGAGGTGGATTTAGAGGAGGAGATCGTGGAGGCGGAGGATACAAAATGGGTGGAAG
- the taf15 gene encoding TATA-binding protein-associated factor 2N isoform X6 gives MAGILVKRGALLSQVSTKESHHVFNFFLCSGGDRGGYKNYGGPKDYGQKDDDGDQDNSDNNTIFVQGLGEDVNAQEVGDYFKQIGIIKVNKKTGKPMINLYSDKATGRLKGEATVSFDDPPSAKAAIDWFDGKEFNGRPIKVSFATRRAEFTQRGGGSGGRGGRGGFRGRGGGGGGGGGGGFGGGPSFDVRGGDWPCPNSSCGNMNFARRYECNRCGTPKPEGDSFGGGGGGSDRGSRGGYGGDHGDRGGGFRGGRGGGFRGGDRGGGGYKMGGRGDHRDDRRGRPY, from the exons ATGGCAGGAATACTGGTAAAGAGGGGAGCATTGCTCTCCCAGGTTTCAACAAAGGAAAGCCATCATGTCTTCAATTTTTTCCTCTGCAGTGGTGGTGACCGTGGTGGCTACAAAAATTACGGTG GACCCAAAGACTACGGCCAGAAGGATGACG ATGGCGATCAGGATAACTCGGACAATAATACCATCTTTGTCCAGGGTCTTGGGGAGGATGTCAATGCTCAGGAAGTGGGTGACTATTTCAAGCAAATCGGGATCATAAAG GTCAACAAGAAGACTGGCAAGCCTATGATCAATCTGTACTCTGATAAAGCCACGGGACGCCTGAAGGGTGAAGCCACGGTCTCATTTGATGACCCGCCCTCGGCCAAAGCAGCCATTGATTGGTTTGATG GAAAAGAGTTTAATGGTAGACCCATCAAGGTGTCGTTTGCTACCAGAAGGGCTGAGTTCACTCAGAGAGGAGGTGGAAGCGGTGGCCGAGGGGGTCGTGGTG GTTTTCGAGGCcgaggtggtggtggtggtggtggcggCGGCGGCGGCTTTGGTGGTGGTCCGTCATTTGATGTCCGGGGTGGAGACTGGCCTTGTCCTAACAG TTCTTGTGGCAACATGAACTTCGCCAGGCGATATGAATGCAACCGGTGTGGTACACCGAAGCCAGAAGGGGACAGTTTCGGTGGTGGTGGCGGCGGCAGTG ATCGCGGCAGCCGCGGTGGCTATGGAGGAGATCACGGGGACCGCGGCGGCGGCTTCAGAGGTGGGAGAGGAGGTGGATTTAGAGGAGGAGATCGTGGAGGCGGAGGATACAAAATGGGTGGAAG
- the taf15 gene encoding TATA-binding protein-associated factor 2N isoform X5, translating into MADMVDPRVIKVDSRDMDRETVMVSHRRDIPLVVMANSSRALTVMDNRVLNPRLGMGINPMASSALTDSSQVVVVVEEGMGNPVAHMEALKVATGDAMMGTAADLEMMKALTGLRVTGVGGVEVMTAEAMTEVAAEAHPPVWGPKDYGQKDDDGDQDNSDNNTIFVQGLGEDVNAQEVGDYFKQIGIIKVNKKTGKPMINLYSDKATGRLKGEATVSFDDPPSAKAAIDWFDGKEFNGRPIKVSFATRRAEFTQRGGGSGGRGGRGGFRGRGGGGGGGGGGGFGGGPSFDVRGGDWPCPNSSCGNMNFARRYECNRCGTPKPEGDSFGGGGGGSDRGSRGGYGGDHGDRGGGFRGGRGGGFRGGDRGGGGYKMGGRGDHRDDRRGRPY; encoded by the exons caGGGATATGGACAGG GAGACAGTTATGGTCAGTCATCGCAGGGATATTCCTCTGGTGGTTATGGCCAACAGCAGCAGGGCTCTGACAGTTATGGACAACAGGGTTCTGAATCCTCGTCTGG GTATGGGGATAAATCCTATGGCCAGCAGCGCTCTTACGGACAGCAGTcaagtggtggtggtggtggaggaGGGTATGGGCAATCCAGTGGCTCATATGGAGGCTCTCAAGGTGGCTACGGGAGACGCAATGATG GGGACAGCCGCAGATTTGGAGATGATGAAGGCTCTGACCGGTCTGAGGGTTACAGGGGTCGGGGGCGTGGAGGTTATGACCGCGGAGGCTATGACAGAGGTGGCCGCGGAGGCCCACCCTCCGGTATGGG GACCCAAAGACTACGGCCAGAAGGATGACG ATGGCGATCAGGATAACTCGGACAATAATACCATCTTTGTCCAGGGTCTTGGGGAGGATGTCAATGCTCAGGAAGTGGGTGACTATTTCAAGCAAATCGGGATCATAAAG GTCAACAAGAAGACTGGCAAGCCTATGATCAATCTGTACTCTGATAAAGCCACGGGACGCCTGAAGGGTGAAGCCACGGTCTCATTTGATGACCCGCCCTCGGCCAAAGCAGCCATTGATTGGTTTGATG GAAAAGAGTTTAATGGTAGACCCATCAAGGTGTCGTTTGCTACCAGAAGGGCTGAGTTCACTCAGAGAGGAGGTGGAAGCGGTGGCCGAGGGGGTCGTGGTG GTTTTCGAGGCcgaggtggtggtggtggtggtggcggCGGCGGCGGCTTTGGTGGTGGTCCGTCATTTGATGTCCGGGGTGGAGACTGGCCTTGTCCTAACAG TTCTTGTGGCAACATGAACTTCGCCAGGCGATATGAATGCAACCGGTGTGGTACACCGAAGCCAGAAGGGGACAGTTTCGGTGGTGGTGGCGGCGGCAGTG ATCGCGGCAGCCGCGGTGGCTATGGAGGAGATCACGGGGACCGCGGCGGCGGCTTCAGAGGTGGGAGAGGAGGTGGATTTAGAGGAGGAGATCGTGGAGGCGGAGGATACAAAATGGGTGGAAG
- the taf15 gene encoding TATA-binding protein-associated factor 2N isoform X1 yields MASDSGYGHPGSQQSYGGYGGSQGYQGGQQGYGQGNGSGSYSEQSYGDSYGQSSQGYSSGGYGQQQQGSDSYGQQGSESSSGYGDKSYGQQRSYGQQSSGGGGGGGYGQSSGSYGGSQGGYGRRNDGDSRRFGDDEGSDRSEGYRGRGRGGYDRGGYDRGGRGGPPSGMGGGDRGGYKNYGGPKDYGQKDDDGDQDNSDNNTIFVQGLGEDVNAQEVGDYFKQIGIIKVNKKTGKPMINLYSDKATGRLKGEATVSFDDPPSAKAAIDWFDGKEFNGRPIKVSFATRRAEFTQRGGGSGGRGGRGGFRGRGGGGGGGGGGGFGGGPSFDVRGGDWPCPNSSCGNMNFARRYECNRCGTPKPEGDSFGGGGGGSDRGSRGGYGGDHGDRGGGFRGGRGGGFRGGDRGGGGYKMGGRGDHRDDRRGRPY; encoded by the exons caGGGATATGGACAGGGTAATGGAAGCGGAAGTTACAGCGAACAGAGCTATG GAGACAGTTATGGTCAGTCATCGCAGGGATATTCCTCTGGTGGTTATGGCCAACAGCAGCAGGGCTCTGACAGTTATGGACAACAGGGTTCTGAATCCTCGTCTGG GTATGGGGATAAATCCTATGGCCAGCAGCGCTCTTACGGACAGCAGTcaagtggtggtggtggtggaggaGGGTATGGGCAATCCAGTGGCTCATATGGAGGCTCTCAAGGTGGCTACGGGAGACGCAATGATG GGGACAGCCGCAGATTTGGAGATGATGAAGGCTCTGACCGGTCTGAGGGTTACAGGGGTCGGGGGCGTGGAGGTTATGACCGCGGAGGCTATGACAGAGGTGGCCGCGGAGGCCCACCCTCCGGTATGGG TGGTGGTGACCGTGGTGGCTACAAAAATTACGGTG GACCCAAAGACTACGGCCAGAAGGATGACG ATGGCGATCAGGATAACTCGGACAATAATACCATCTTTGTCCAGGGTCTTGGGGAGGATGTCAATGCTCAGGAAGTGGGTGACTATTTCAAGCAAATCGGGATCATAAAG GTCAACAAGAAGACTGGCAAGCCTATGATCAATCTGTACTCTGATAAAGCCACGGGACGCCTGAAGGGTGAAGCCACGGTCTCATTTGATGACCCGCCCTCGGCCAAAGCAGCCATTGATTGGTTTGATG GAAAAGAGTTTAATGGTAGACCCATCAAGGTGTCGTTTGCTACCAGAAGGGCTGAGTTCACTCAGAGAGGAGGTGGAAGCGGTGGCCGAGGGGGTCGTGGTG GTTTTCGAGGCcgaggtggtggtggtggtggtggcggCGGCGGCGGCTTTGGTGGTGGTCCGTCATTTGATGTCCGGGGTGGAGACTGGCCTTGTCCTAACAG TTCTTGTGGCAACATGAACTTCGCCAGGCGATATGAATGCAACCGGTGTGGTACACCGAAGCCAGAAGGGGACAGTTTCGGTGGTGGTGGCGGCGGCAGTG ATCGCGGCAGCCGCGGTGGCTATGGAGGAGATCACGGGGACCGCGGCGGCGGCTTCAGAGGTGGGAGAGGAGGTGGATTTAGAGGAGGAGATCGTGGAGGCGGAGGATACAAAATGGGTGGAAG